Below is a genomic region from Pectobacterium polaris.
GCCGTAATCCATCACGACCTGTCGCTGCCACGTCGCCGCTAATGCATCCGTCAGTGGCACCAGCGGTGCAAAAAACAGGTTAAACCCGATCATCACTATCATCAGCCACAGCCAGGCATTCCCCAGCCAGAAACCAACAGCCAGCGCCAATGACAGCAACGCCAACCCACGTAGCACCGTAATCAATTTGGACGGATCTTTCACGCTGGGCGTGATGACCAGACTGCCGACGAAGCGCGCCACGAGCCCCGCGCCCAGCAGCATGCCGATCGACTCAGCGGACAGCCCCTCACCTTTCAGCCACCCGCCCCAAAACGGCAGGAAAACGCCATAGCAAAAAAAGTAGGTGAAATAGCTCAGCGCTAACCAGCGCGTCGATTGCAAAACCATGATTCCTCCCTTTCGATGACCAACTCTCCTAGCTTCAGCACTTTTTTGCTGGCTACTCTTTTTTGCCAGTTACTGTGTCAGAGTGCATGCGGTCGCGCAACGCGTTATTCACCATTAAACGTGAACGGAAGTATCGGCCCGCAGAGTGGCGACCAGAGATGGCACGCCATAAAAAAACGTGAGGAACGTTTTTCAACGTCGCTTGCGACGACCCGAAGGGTGGCGGCCGGATGGCCGCCATAAAAAACGCCAGCACTCAGGCTGGCGTTTAGGACGTGTTCCGACAGTGATGTCAGAGAAAATGCCGAATTATGCGTAAACCGGGAAGCGGGCGCAGATCTCCAGAACTTTCTGTTTCACGCGCTCAATGGTCGCTTCGTCGTTGATGTTGTCCAACACATCACAGATCCAGCCAGCCAGTTCACGCACTTCCGCTTCTTTAAAGCCGCGACGAGTTGCCGCTGGCGTACCGATACGGATACCGGAAGTCACAAACGGGCTCTTCGGATCATTAGGCACGCTGTTTTTGTTCACGGTGATGTTTGCACGGCCCAGCGCAGCATCAGCTTCTTTACCAGTCAGGTTTTTGCTCACCAGATCCAGCAGGAACAGGTGGTTGCTGGTTCCACCAGAAACGACGTTGAAACCACGTGACAGGAAGACTTCAACCATTGCTTTAGCGTTTTTCGCAACCTGCTGCTGGTAAACCTTGAATTCAGGCTCCATCGCTTCTTTCAGCGCCACCGCTTTACCGGCGATAACGTGCATCAACGGGCCGCCCTGACCGCCAGGGAATACCGCAGAGTTCAGTTTTTTGTACAGCTCTTCGTCGCCGCCTTTCGCCAGAATCAGGCCACCGCGTGGGCCAGCCAGCGTTTTGTGCGTGGTGGTAGTCACGATGTGAGCATGAGGAACCGGGTTAGGGTAAACATCAGCAGCGATCAGACCAGCAACGTGCGCCATATCAACAAACAGGTAAGCACCGATGCTGTCAGCAATTTCGCGCATCTTCGCCCAGTCAACAACGCCAGAGTAAGCAGAGAAACCGCCGACGATCATTTTTGGCTTGTGCGTACGCGCCAGTTCAGCCATTTCGTCGTAATCAATCTTGCCGCTTTCGTCGATGCCGTAAGGAATGACGTTATACAGTTTACCTGACAGGTTAACCGGAGAACCGTGCGTCAGGTGACCACCGTGCGCCAGGTTCATACCCAGAATGGTGTCGCCCGGCTGCAGCAGCGCGGTGTAAACGGCAAAGTTAGCCTGAGAGCCGGAGTGTGGCTGCACGTTGGCATAATCTGCACCGAACAGTGCTTTCGCGCGATCGATCGCCAACTGCTCAACAATGTCAACGTACTCACAGCCGCCGTAGTAACGCTTGCCCGGATAACCTTCAGCATACTTGTTCGTCAGCTGAGACCCTTGAGCCTGCATAACGCGTGGGCTGGTGTAGTTTTCTGACGCAATCAGTTCAATGTGCTCTTCCTGACGCACCACTTCTTGCTCCATTGCTTGCCACAGGTCGGCATCATAATCGGCAATGTTCATTTCACGCTTTAACATCCGGATCTCCTGACTCAGCTAACATAAATATACTGGGAATTAATGGCCCATTTGGGAATTGGGCTACCCTTTTGGGGAATGGCGTATAGTGTAAACCGTTTTTCCCTAATGAAGATAGGTCTTGACAGAGGTTTTTACGCAAACGATTAGCTACAGGCAGCACAAGGCTTCAGCAACTATCTGCTGCGCAGTGGTAAACGGATTTTTCTTCATTCTCAACCTGCTATTTCTTCATGTTATTCCCTTTGGCTCCGCCTAAAAACCCCTACCACCAAAAAGGTAATTTACAGCGGCGGACAAACCCAATAAGATGCATATAAAATACAACTTATAAGTCATGCCAATAAATAAGGAGTCACCATGCTGGATAATCAAACTATCGCAATCGTTAAATCAACCATTCCTCTGCTGGCGGAAACAGGCCCGAAACTGACCGCGCATTTTTACGATCGCATGTTTACGCACAACCCTGAGCTCAAAGATATTTTTAACATGAGCAACCAGCGCAATGGCGATCAGCGTGAAGCGTTGTTCAATGCCATCTGTGCTTATGCAACGAATATTGAAAATCTGGCCGCGCTGCTGCCTGCGGTTGAGCGTATCGCCCAGAAGCATGCCAGCTTTAACATTCAGGCCGATCAGTATCAGATCGTGGGTAATCACTTATTGGCAACGCTGGATGAACTGTTTAGCCCAGGGCAAGAAGTACTGGATGCTTGGGGTAAAGCCTATGGCGTACTGGCGAATGTCTTCATTCAGCGCGAAGGCGATATCTACCGCAGTACCGAAGCGCAAAACGGCGGCTGGAGCGGTGTGCGACCTTTCCGTATTGTGAACAAGCAGCCGCAAAGCTCGGTGATTACCAGCTTCACGTTGGAACCCACCGACGGACAGCCTATTGCTGATTTTCAACCGGGCCAGTATCTGGCGGTTTATATCAAGCATGACAGTTTTGCCAATCAGGAGATTCGCCAATACTCTCTGACTCACGCGCCAAATGGAAAATCCTACCGGATTGCGGTGAAACGTGAAGCACAGGGCACCGTTTCCGGCTATCTGCATGATACCGCGCGTGAAGGCGATATCATTCATCTGGCGGCTCCGCACGGCGATTTCTTCCTTGATATTCCCGCTTCCACGCCAGTTGCCCTGATTTCTGGCGGCGTGGGGCAAACCCCCATGTTAGGTATGTTGCATACGCTCAAGCAGCAGGAGCATCAGGCGAAGGTGCTATGGCTGCATGCAGCAGAAAATGGCACAGCGCATGCGTTTGCGGATGAAATCGGTAAAACGGGACAGTCTCTGCCGCAGTTCCAGCACCACATCTGGTATCGGGAACCGCAGCAGGCCGATCGTCCGGGCGAAGACTACCACCACAGCGGGCTGATGCAGTTGGCCTCGTTAAAAGATGAATTAACCACGCCGGATATGCACTATTACCTGTGCGGCCCTGTGGTTTTCATGCAGTTTATCGCACAGCAGTTGCTGGCTATGGGTATCCCCGCAGAGCAGCTACATTACGAATGTTTTGGTCCGCATAAAGTTGTCTAACCCTCATTGATAACGGATCAAACCCAAAGGCCGCTTTTGCGGCCTTTTTTTCATCTTTCAGAAAACCGCCGTCTGTAAAACACCTTATTGATCACAAATTTATATGCCAATACGGCAGCACTCCGCTAAAAAAGAGGTGGGTCACAAAAAACAAGACCTTATTAAAATAACATTTCATTTTTAATGAATAGTTATTTCATCAAAGAGACCTCGTTTAGGCATCGGCTTGAGTGCACAATAAAAGCCCGACGTTCTCGCTAAAGGCCGTGACAAGAGCGATAAAAAACAGCGACCTTCCTTTGATAACGCCTGTGTTCATTAACCGTTTTCGACTAACCAACAAGGGATATGTCTGACCATGGCAAAACGATTTTCAGAAAGTGTAGCTTTAGCGCTGATACTTTCCGCCCCTTTCACACTCGTACACGCTAAAACGCCCGCTGCGGCACACCAGACTGCCGCGCCGGACAGCGTTAACTTACTGTCGGGTTCAACGCTGGATGAAAAAACCGGCTTATCCGGTAATGTCACCGCACGGGATATTCATCTGCCTGCCACCATCATTATCAGAGACCAGCAGGGTCAGAAGCGGCAGACACAGACCGATGAGCAAGGAAAATATCATCTCGATGTCTCTGGCCTCACACCGCCGCTACGTCTGTTAGCCATCGAATCTGGCGGCAATAACTGCCTGCTGAATAATATTTCCCGTGCAATCTGCCTGTCCGCTGTCGCTCCGTCATTGCATGACGGCAAAGAGAATATTGCCAATATCAACCCGCTGACTGACCGTATTACCTCAGATATTGCGGTAGCAGCAGGCTACATTGGTCCACAGCAGCTAACGGACGACACGGCATCACCGAAACTGGACGCCGCAGCATGGAAAAAAGCCTACGCCGATTTTCATGCAGGCTTTAATGACGCGCTAAAACAGGTAGGCGTCAGTGCGCCCAAGCGTTTCGATCCTCTGACTTACCCCGCAACCCAGCAGGATGCAGTCACCAAAATCGTCAACGTCATTAACCATAACCGCAATTATCACAACGACACCGGCTATTCCGGCCATACGGTACTGACCGACAGTGCATTCCATCCCATTGTTGGCCTGAATAATAAAGGCGATTATGAACCGCTGGATTACCGTTCTGCCCGCCAGAGTCTGGACGCGATCCAGAAAGCGCAAACCCGCATTTTCATGGTCGGCGACTCAACCGCGGCAACCTATGAAAAAATGCGCTTCCCGCGCATGGGATGGGGTCAGGTTTTTGAACAACAGTTCAGTAAAAATAGCGGCGTAAAAGTGGTAAATGGCACACGTGCAGGCCGTAGCTCACGCGACTATTTCTACGAAGGCTGGTTCCGCCAGATGCAGCCGCTGATGAAAGAGGGTGATTTCCTGTTTATTCAAATGGGGCACAACGATCAAAATTGCAACAGTGCAAAAGCGGTGCGTGGCCCAGCGGATGTTGCTAACCTTTGTACTTACCCGAACGATGCGGCAGGGAAAAAGCAGGCACCGCAGGGGAAAGCCGATATGTCATTCCAGACATCGCTGGAGCGCTACATCACTTTCGCCCGCCAGCACAAACTCACACCAGTTCTGCTGACCCCTACCACCCGAGTAAAAACGGCTGACGGGAAAAATGGCACGCCTGCGGTACACAGCCACTTCACCAAGCAAAATTCAGAAAATGGTTATGCTTTCATCGGCGATTACAGCCAGACCATCAAGAATACAGCTGCCGATAACAAGGTGATTTTACTGGACGTTGAACCCGCCACTATCGCGCTGGCGAATCAGGGCAACAGCGACCATTGGAAACAATACTGGCTGGTGATCGATCCTAAGCAATATCCTTACTATCGCGATCAGGCGGGTAGCCTGAGCAAACCGGATACCACCCATTTTCAGAAAAAAGGCGCTATCGCTGTGGCAGGGATTGTCGCTGACGCCATTCGGCAGGAACCCGCTTTAGCGTCGCTGGCGGAAAAAACGGTCAGCAAGCACAAGTAGTTATCAGTCAGGCAAAACAATAAGACAGAACCGCGCGCGGCGTTACACCGCCGCGCGTTATATACCTTTCCCTTACCGATTACAGGACTCTGGACATGATAAACGCCTCACACCTCTGCAAAACGCTGACCTTAGCCATGTTGATTTCCTCACCCTGGGCGCTAGCGCAGGCTGCCGACTACAATGCGCTGGTTTCCAGCAACGCAGGGGACGCCAAAGCCTACAAAACCATCTCTGAAGCTATCGCCAGCGCCCCGGCGGACAGCTCGCCGTTTGTTATCTATGTGAAAAATGGCGTGTACCACGAACGCCTGACGATTACGCGCCCCAACATTCACTTACAGGGCGAAAGCCGTGACGGCACCGTGATCACCGCGACCACCGCCGCTGGGATGCTCAAACCCGATGGCAGCAAGTGGGGAACCTATGGCAGTAACACGGTGAAAGTCGATGCGCCCGATTTCAGCGCTCGTTCACTGACCATCAACAATGGTTTTGATTATCCGGCCAATCAGGCTAAAGCCAACGACGATCACACCAAATTAAAAGACTCACAGGCCGTTGCGCTGCTGGTTGCTGAAAATAGCGATCGGGCGTGGTTCCATGATGTCAGCCTGACGGGCTATCAGGACACGCTCTATGTGAAAGGGGGACGCAGCTTCTTCTCACAATGCCGAATCAGCGGCACCGTTGATTTCATCTTTGGTAACGGTACTGCGCTGTTTGACGACTGCGATATTGTCGCGCGTAACCGTACCGACGTGAAAGATCAGCCGATTGGCTATCTCACCGCGCCCAGCACCGACATTAAACAAAAATATGGTTTGGTCATTATCAATAGCCGGGTGACGAAAGAACAAGACGTCCCAGCGAAC
It encodes:
- the glyA gene encoding serine hydroxymethyltransferase, with the protein product MLKREMNIADYDADLWQAMEQEVVRQEEHIELIASENYTSPRVMQAQGSQLTNKYAEGYPGKRYYGGCEYVDIVEQLAIDRAKALFGADYANVQPHSGSQANFAVYTALLQPGDTILGMNLAHGGHLTHGSPVNLSGKLYNVIPYGIDESGKIDYDEMAELARTHKPKMIVGGFSAYSGVVDWAKMREIADSIGAYLFVDMAHVAGLIAADVYPNPVPHAHIVTTTTHKTLAGPRGGLILAKGGDEELYKKLNSAVFPGGQGGPLMHVIAGKAVALKEAMEPEFKVYQQQVAKNAKAMVEVFLSRGFNVVSGGTSNHLFLLDLVSKNLTGKEADAALGRANITVNKNSVPNDPKSPFVTSGIRIGTPAATRRGFKEAEVRELAGWICDVLDNINDEATIERVKQKVLEICARFPVYA
- the hmpA gene encoding NO-inducible flavohemoprotein, with translation MLDNQTIAIVKSTIPLLAETGPKLTAHFYDRMFTHNPELKDIFNMSNQRNGDQREALFNAICAYATNIENLAALLPAVERIAQKHASFNIQADQYQIVGNHLLATLDELFSPGQEVLDAWGKAYGVLANVFIQREGDIYRSTEAQNGGWSGVRPFRIVNKQPQSSVITSFTLEPTDGQPIADFQPGQYLAVYIKHDSFANQEIRQYSLTHAPNGKSYRIAVKREAQGTVSGYLHDTAREGDIIHLAAPHGDFFLDIPASTPVALISGGVGQTPMLGMLHTLKQQEHQAKVLWLHAAENGTAHAFADEIGKTGQSLPQFQHHIWYREPQQADRPGEDYHHSGLMQLASLKDELTTPDMHYYLCGPVVFMQFIAQQLLAMGIPAEQLHYECFGPHKVV
- the paeY gene encoding pectin acetylesterase PaeY — encoded protein: MAKRFSESVALALILSAPFTLVHAKTPAAAHQTAAPDSVNLLSGSTLDEKTGLSGNVTARDIHLPATIIIRDQQGQKRQTQTDEQGKYHLDVSGLTPPLRLLAIESGGNNCLLNNISRAICLSAVAPSLHDGKENIANINPLTDRITSDIAVAAGYIGPQQLTDDTASPKLDAAAWKKAYADFHAGFNDALKQVGVSAPKRFDPLTYPATQQDAVTKIVNVINHNRNYHNDTGYSGHTVLTDSAFHPIVGLNNKGDYEPLDYRSARQSLDAIQKAQTRIFMVGDSTAATYEKMRFPRMGWGQVFEQQFSKNSGVKVVNGTRAGRSSRDYFYEGWFRQMQPLMKEGDFLFIQMGHNDQNCNSAKAVRGPADVANLCTYPNDAAGKKQAPQGKADMSFQTSLERYITFARQHKLTPVLLTPTTRVKTADGKNGTPAVHSHFTKQNSENGYAFIGDYSQTIKNTAADNKVILLDVEPATIALANQGNSDHWKQYWLVIDPKQYPYYRDQAGSLSKPDTTHFQKKGAIAVAGIVADAIRQEPALASLAEKTVSKHK
- the pemA gene encoding pectinesterase PemA, encoding MINASHLCKTLTLAMLISSPWALAQAADYNALVSSNAGDAKAYKTISEAIASAPADSSPFVIYVKNGVYHERLTITRPNIHLQGESRDGTVITATTAAGMLKPDGSKWGTYGSNTVKVDAPDFSARSLTINNGFDYPANQAKANDDHTKLKDSQAVALLVAENSDRAWFHDVSLTGYQDTLYVKGGRSFFSQCRISGTVDFIFGNGTALFDDCDIVARNRTDVKDQPIGYLTAPSTDIKQKYGLVIINSRVTKEQDVPANSYGLGRPWHPTTTFDDGRYADPNAIGQTVFLNTTMDDHIYGWDKMSGKDKQGEKIWFHPQDSRFFEYKSSGKGAEKNDQRRQLSDAEAAEYTADKVLAGWVPTAPKGK